A region from the Selenomonadales bacterium genome encodes:
- a CDS encoding M55 family metallopeptidase yields the protein MKVFISVDIEGVCGVVNSDSTGPGGKTYDEARLQMTEEVNAAVEGAIAGGATKIVVNDSHGGMNNLLPKQLHPLAEVILGTPKPLMMMQGVDAECDACMFVGYHSRMHARGILSHTISGGVVSNVWVNGVLCGEIGINAGLAGHFGVPVVLTTGDKDATEEALALLPSVEVAAVKEAITRYSAKNLHPRAAADLIRTRAEHAMSKRPAWQPLVFRPPVTMRIEFLNAGMADAAAFLPGSLRVEGSIVEYTADDYITAFQGLRAMITLASK from the coding sequence GTGAAGGTATTTATCAGTGTGGACATTGAGGGCGTATGCGGCGTAGTAAACAGCGACAGCACCGGCCCCGGTGGGAAGACTTACGATGAGGCGCGTCTGCAGATGACCGAGGAAGTCAATGCCGCCGTAGAGGGCGCCATAGCTGGCGGTGCCACAAAGATTGTAGTAAACGACAGCCACGGCGGAATGAACAACCTTCTCCCCAAACAGCTTCACCCCTTAGCCGAGGTAATTCTTGGCACGCCTAAGCCGCTGATGATGATGCAGGGGGTCGACGCTGAGTGCGACGCCTGCATGTTCGTCGGCTATCACTCGCGCATGCACGCGCGTGGGATTCTCTCGCACACTATCAGCGGTGGCGTGGTGAGTAACGTGTGGGTCAATGGGGTATTGTGCGGCGAAATCGGTATCAATGCCGGCTTAGCAGGTCACTTCGGTGTTCCCGTGGTTTTGACGACCGGTGATAAAGATGCGACCGAGGAAGCGTTAGCACTGCTCCCAAGCGTCGAAGTGGCTGCCGTAAAAGAGGCCATTACCCGCTACAGCGCCAAGAACCTACACCCAAGAGCGGCCGCAGACTTGATTCGCACACGGGCTGAACACGCCATGAGTAAGCGACCCGCGTGGCAGCCGCTTGTCTTTCGTCCCCCGGTTACCATGCGCATAGAGTTCTTAAATGCTGGCATGGCAGATGCGGCAGCTTTTCTGCCGGGTTCGCTGCGCGTAGAAGGCAGCATCGTAGAGTATACTGCCGACGACTATATTACGGCTTTCCAAGGGCTCCGCGCCATGATCACGTTAGCGAGCAAGTAG
- a CDS encoding GerMN domain-containing protein: MRMRKWLLVLVLVALSLAVSCTNEPSRAPLVPLVAHNAHSQRAHYTASGESPFVVVYVLERATGWIVPLSVAREPGQTPLEQAVRLLNDGAWPEDFRTLGAGQSRIQGTTLRDTVLTVDMPPAFQAWVTRNLAEERSFVKATVLTLTSFRDITAVRFTINGLPMHGAVGPFQLAEPIGRPTAVNSLLATGNSVVLYLRLRDADLLVPWAVPAARRDPAVALQELIRFRGHEKLVSPVPNNLSVQSVRVGEGLAIVNLDKASVSLFLQGAVNQQLVLDALVYTLLEFPDIKEVQFLVDGRVLAPLGSNLDLSRPIGRTEINRVR, translated from the coding sequence GTGCGTATGCGGAAGTGGTTGCTTGTCTTAGTGCTAGTCGCTCTCTCCTTGGCTGTCAGTTGTACAAATGAACCGAGCCGGGCCCCGCTTGTGCCCCTTGTGGCCCATAACGCACACAGCCAGCGGGCCCATTACACAGCTTCCGGTGAGTCACCGTTTGTCGTAGTATATGTTTTGGAGAGGGCAACCGGCTGGATTGTTCCGCTTAGCGTGGCGCGCGAGCCGGGACAAACGCCCCTAGAGCAAGCGGTCCGTCTCTTAAACGACGGCGCTTGGCCGGAGGATTTTAGGACCTTAGGCGCAGGTCAGTCTCGCATTCAAGGAACGACCCTTAGGGATACGGTGTTGACGGTAGATATGCCGCCTGCCTTTCAGGCATGGGTCACTCGCAATCTAGCCGAGGAGCGCTCCTTTGTTAAGGCAACGGTGCTTACGCTTACGAGTTTTCGGGACATTACGGCAGTGAGATTCACGATTAACGGACTCCCCATGCACGGTGCGGTCGGTCCTTTTCAGCTCGCCGAACCCATAGGACGACCCACAGCCGTTAACTCGCTGCTAGCGACCGGCAATTCAGTGGTGCTTTACCTTAGGCTACGAGACGCAGATTTGCTGGTGCCTTGGGCGGTGCCTGCCGCGCGCCGGGACCCTGCAGTCGCCTTGCAGGAGTTAATTAGATTTCGCGGACATGAGAAGCTTGTCTCCCCCGTCCCCAACAATCTCTCGGTTCAGTCTGTGCGGGTAGGAGAGGGACTGGCCATAGTCAATCTCGATAAGGCCTCCGTTTCCCTGTTTTTGCAGGGAGCTGTTAACCAGCAACTCGTTCTCGATGCCCTCGTCTATACTCTCTTAGAGTTTCCCGACATAAAGGAAGTCCAATTCCTAGTTGACGGGCGCGTGCTTGCTCCGCTAGGGTCGAACCTAGACCTCAGCAGACCGATTGGGCGGACGGAGATTAACCGAGTGCGATAG
- a CDS encoding MarR family transcriptional regulator, translating to MSDADFLKTVDDVERLLRTVSVIIKKRGREILADFGITPPQFSALLTLIQNGDMTIGELGEKLYLACSTATDLVDRMERNGLVARERDTNDRRVIRLRVLERGHQMLEEVMQARRRYLSGVLERVSREETANMVVALDHLAALMTQEEVT from the coding sequence ATGAGCGATGCCGACTTTCTGAAGACTGTCGACGACGTCGAAAGGCTTTTGCGCACCGTCAGTGTTATTATCAAGAAGCGAGGCAGGGAGATTCTCGCTGACTTTGGGATTACCCCTCCGCAGTTTAGCGCACTCCTCACCTTGATTCAAAACGGCGACATGACCATTGGCGAGTTAGGCGAGAAGTTGTACCTAGCCTGTAGCACCGCTACCGACCTAGTGGATCGCATGGAACGAAACGGCCTTGTAGCACGTGAGCGCGACACTAATGACCGACGTGTGATTCGGTTGCGAGTGCTTGAGCGCGGGCATCAAATGCTAGAGGAAGTAATGCAGGCGCGGCGGAGGTATTTGTCCGGTGTGCTTGAGCGCGTCTCGCGAGAGGAGACAGCCAACATGGTTGTGGCCCTTGACCATCTCGCCGCACTTATGACGCAGGAGGAAGTTACTTAA
- a CDS encoding glutamate racemase, with product MGPIGLFDSGVGGLSVLRQLQKVMPQEDYVYFADTLHMPYGLRSQAELEQIVFGICDFLLRERCRAIVMACNTSSALVLPLARQRYRVPLFGMLLPGARAAAQVTLEGRVGVLATEATIRSQAYTKALKAISPCTEVFGQACTALAPLVENGELAGAQVSDAVHDCVAPVLLQHVDTLVLGCTHYPFLLPVFNQVVPPNVKLVDPAEEAARDVQAHLSPALSGGGNTTFYVSGGVRQFGQVAGSLLGVAIEPRQVKFGAGTNGLSVEVV from the coding sequence TTGGGCCCAATCGGCCTGTTTGACTCCGGTGTCGGCGGCCTTTCGGTGTTGCGGCAGCTGCAGAAGGTAATGCCGCAAGAGGATTATGTGTACTTTGCCGACACCTTGCATATGCCCTACGGGTTGCGTAGCCAGGCAGAGCTTGAACAAATTGTTTTTGGCATCTGCGACTTCTTACTGCGTGAGCGCTGCCGCGCGATTGTAATGGCCTGCAACACCTCGTCCGCCTTAGTATTACCGCTAGCCAGACAACGCTACCGAGTGCCGCTATTTGGTATGCTGTTGCCGGGAGCGCGTGCCGCCGCTCAAGTTACTCTAGAGGGCCGGGTCGGCGTGCTTGCTACCGAGGCCACGATTAGGTCGCAGGCCTACACGAAAGCTCTAAAGGCCATCTCGCCCTGCACAGAGGTTTTCGGGCAAGCGTGCACGGCTCTCGCCCCGTTAGTAGAGAACGGTGAACTCGCGGGCGCACAGGTGAGTGATGCGGTACATGACTGCGTGGCACCGGTGCTTCTGCAGCACGTTGACACTTTAGTTCTTGGCTGTACGCACTATCCGTTCTTGCTGCCTGTGTTTAATCAAGTGGTTCCCCCTAACGTGAAACTAGTCGACCCAGCGGAAGAAGCAGCGCGGGATGTGCAGGCACATCTGTCACCGGCACTTTCCGGCGGCGGCAATACCACCTTCTACGTTTCAGGCGGCGTCCGGCAGTTTGGGCAAGTGGCAGGGAGCTTGCTTGGTGTCGCCATAGAACCTCGGCAGGTAAAGTTTGGGGCAGGAACAAACGGTTTGAGCGTGGAAGTTGTTTGA